CATGACGCCGGCTGGCAGATGATGCAGACCGGTCGGCAATTCACCGGCGGGGTCAACACACCGCATGCAGGAGCAGTGGTCAGCTATCTGCGGGGTCGCAAAACGGACCTCCCGCCGTTTGTCGTCCTGCCGGAACTGATGGGCAGGGGAGGGGGAAATCTTCCTAACGGTCAGGCCGGCGGCTTCCTCGGTAAGGCGCACGATCCGTTCTCGCTCAACGCCGATCCTTCGCAGCCCAACTTCAAGGTGCCCGACCTGTTGCCGCCGCCGGAGATTGGCGAAGCACGGCTTGAGCGGCGTCGCAAGATGCGCGACGTCGTCGACGGCGTCGTCTCCAGCTTCGAATCTTCCGAGTCGGCTCAGATGCTCAATAGCAACTTCGAAGCCGCCTTCCGCATGATGACCAGTCCGCAGGCACGCAATGCGTTCGACCTCACCCAGGAATCGACCGCGATGCGCGAACGCTACGGCATGAACCGTTTCGGACAGTGCTGCCTGCTCGCCCGGCGATTGATCGAAGCCGGAGTGCGGTTCGTCACCGTCAACACCTTCCTCACCGTTTTCAATGAAGTGACGTGGGACATCCACGGCTCGAAACCGTTCACCTCGATCGAGGGCATGAAGGACATTGTCTGCCCGATGTACGATAAAGCCTACGCAGCACTGATTGAAGACCTTTCAGAGCGGGGGCTGCTCGGCAAGACGATGGTCTGCAACATCGCCGAGTTCGGCCGCACGCCGCGCGTGAATCCGGCAGGGGGCCGCGACCACTGGCCGCAGTGTTACACCGTTTACTTCGCGGGGGGAGGAGTGCAGGGGGGCCGCGTCGTGGGCGCGAGCGACCCGATTGGCGGCGTGCCGGCTGATCGGCCTGTCGGACCAGGGGAGATCGTCGCCACGATTTTCCACAGCATGGGCCTGAACCTCGAAACGCACCTGCCAGGCCCCGCCGGCCGCCCATTCCCGATCGTCGACTTCGGCAAAAAAGAAATCCACGAACTGTTTTAAAGAGCAGTTTGCGCCGGCTCGGCAGCGGCAGCTCCTTCAACCCTAAACCTTCAACCTTCGACCTCTCTTCCCCAACTCTTCTTCAATTCGCTCCCCCCGTCGTCTAGACTGCAGGGAAGGGCCGTTGCGGCTCTTCACATCTGTTGGAAAACACCCATCGCGGGCGGCTGGCAAACCCGAAGGCGGAATCGTGGCGGACGCAGAGACAATCGACGATTACGAACTCGTGAACTGCATCGCGACCGGGAACGCGACCCAGATCTGGGAGGTCAAAAAGGCCGGCAACACGCAGCCCCTGGCCATGAAGATTCTGCTCCCCGAGGCCTTCAAAGACCCCGAGCAGAAAGCAGCGCTCAAGCACGAGGCGAATGTCGCCCGTTCGCTCGACCATCCCAACATCATTCGCGTCCTCGAAACGAAGTTCTCGAAGAAGCACGGCTACTTCGTGATGGAGTACTTTCGCGGCGGCAACCTGAAGGGCCTCGTCCGCAACGACCACGCGCAAGTCCAGGCCAAGGCCAAACGCATTGTGGAATGCATGGCTCAGGCGCTGGGCCACATGCACGATAAGAAATGGATTCACAAGGACGTGAAGCCCGATAACGTGATGGTCACCAAGGGGGGAGAAGTCCGCCTGATCGACTTTTCGCTTGCCGGACGGGCAGGCAATGTGGTCGCCCATGTGCTGACCAAGAAAAGCAAAATCGTCATTCAGGGCACCCGCACCTATCTGGCTCCAGAACTGATTCGCCGCGAAGTGACGACGCATTCGGTGGATATCTACAGCCTGGGCGTGCTGTTCTTCGAATTGCTCGTCGGGCATCCGCCGTTCCGACATGGCAATCCCAACGAACTGCTCATCATGCATGTGCGGGACACCCCTCCCCCGCCCTCGATGCTCGACAGCAACATCACGCCTGAAGCGGACAAAATCGTGCTGAAGATGCTGTCCAAGTATCCCAAGCTGCGACAGGCGAACATGCAGGAAGTCTATTCCGAACTTCGCAATCTGACGCTCTTCAAGGAAGACCCGATCGAACATACGCGGGCGAAGGCGGAGAAGTTCGCGAAGTCGGATGCCCAGGCTCAGAACGACCGGCTCGACAGCCGGCGCGATGCCGAACGCGCCGCTTCTGGCGAAGTGCGTCCGGCCCCGAGACCCAAGGTGAAACCGAAGCTCATCCTGCCTGACGACAAGCCGGCCCCCAAGGCTCCTGCGGCCGTCGCACCGCCTCAACCTGCGCCGCAGCCGGTTCCTCAGCCGATGATGCCGCAACCGCAATACGGCTACCCCGGCATGCCGATGCCTGGGTATCCCATGCAGCCGGGCATGCCGATGGCGGGCTATCCGATGCAGCCCGGGATGCCGCAGATGCCATTTCCAGGCGGCTACCCCGGCATGATGCCAGGCATGCAAATGCCGGGGATGCCTGGCCCGGGAATGCCCATGCCAGGGACGCCCGGCCAGACGTATCAGCCCGGCGCCGGTCCGGTTCCCGGCGGCCCCGTTGCGGCCCCGCAACCGACCGCTCCGCGTCCCGCCGCCCCGTTGCCAGTCGCTCCGAAACCGACGGTCGTCCCTCCCAAGGCGGCCCCGGCGAAGGAAGAGGCTCCGCTCGCTTCGATCGACGACTTCGATATCGAGTAGCCGGCGATGGCTTCCCCGTAAGTTTCTTCGGCTCGGAAATCCGCCGCCGGGCAGGGGAGGTCTTTGCGCCACCGCCGGGGGATACTAAAGTTTCCCCTCAGGCCGCGCCGCCGGATGCGGAGCCCGCGACCGAAATCTCATTGTTGCTGAAGGTGCTGAAGTTTTATGTCTGCTCCCACTCCGCTCTCGTTCGAACGGCCGATCTTCGATCTCGAAAAGCAACTGGAAGCGCTCGAGGCGCAGCCCAGTCCCACTGCCGCGACGAAAGAATCGATCCGCACCATGCGGACCGAATTGACCAAGCTCCGTCGCGAAATCTACGAACAGCTTGGCCCGTGGGAAATCGTGCAGGTGGCCCGTCACGAATCGCGGCCGCAGTCGCTCGATTACATCGAACTGGTCTTCGATGAATTCGTCGAACTGCACGGCGACAAGGCCTTCGGCGACGACCGCGCCATTCTCACCGGCTTCGCGAAACTCGACGATCGCAAAGTGATGCTCATCGCGCAGCAGAAGGGGCGTAATCTCGACGAGCGGCAGGAACACAATTACGGCATGGCCCATCCCGAAGGTTATCGCAAAGCGATGGCCAAGATGCAGACCGCCGCCAAGTACAACATTCCGATCATCTGTCTCATCGACACCGCTGGGGCGTATCCGGGCATCCAGGCTGAAGAGCGCGGGCAGGCGTACCAGATCGCGCTCAACCTTCGCGAGATGAGCCGCGTCAACGTCCCCATCGTGTGCGTCGTGATCGGAGAAGGGGGGAGCGGCGGGGCGCTCGGAATCGGGATCGGCGATCACGTCGCGATCTTGCGTTTCGCCTATTACTCGGTCATCAGCCCCGAAGGCTGCGCGAGCATTTTGTGGAAGCACGCCAAGCACGCCGACAAGGCCGCCAACGCGCTGCGGTTCACCTCGGCCGATCTGCTCCGGTTTG
This window of the Planctomicrobium piriforme genome carries:
- a CDS encoding DUF1501 domain-containing protein, translating into MLSLSGRGQAQTCNGLTRRDFMQVGALGAIGLGLPQYLAAKEAGKVKPGYEDRACIMIFNLGAPSHIDLFDMKPNAAAEVRGPFNPIDTVVPGLQLSEVLPCHAKIADKFSLVRSCHHTGAAVHDAGWQMMQTGRQFTGGVNTPHAGAVVSYLRGRKTDLPPFVVLPELMGRGGGNLPNGQAGGFLGKAHDPFSLNADPSQPNFKVPDLLPPPEIGEARLERRRKMRDVVDGVVSSFESSESAQMLNSNFEAAFRMMTSPQARNAFDLTQESTAMRERYGMNRFGQCCLLARRLIEAGVRFVTVNTFLTVFNEVTWDIHGSKPFTSIEGMKDIVCPMYDKAYAALIEDLSERGLLGKTMVCNIAEFGRTPRVNPAGGRDHWPQCYTVYFAGGGVQGGRVVGASDPIGGVPADRPVGPGEIVATIFHSMGLNLETHLPGPAGRPFPIVDFGKKEIHELF
- a CDS encoding serine/threonine-protein kinase, whose protein sequence is MADAETIDDYELVNCIATGNATQIWEVKKAGNTQPLAMKILLPEAFKDPEQKAALKHEANVARSLDHPNIIRVLETKFSKKHGYFVMEYFRGGNLKGLVRNDHAQVQAKAKRIVECMAQALGHMHDKKWIHKDVKPDNVMVTKGGEVRLIDFSLAGRAGNVVAHVLTKKSKIVIQGTRTYLAPELIRREVTTHSVDIYSLGVLFFELLVGHPPFRHGNPNELLIMHVRDTPPPPSMLDSNITPEADKIVLKMLSKYPKLRQANMQEVYSELRNLTLFKEDPIEHTRAKAEKFAKSDAQAQNDRLDSRRDAERAASGEVRPAPRPKVKPKLILPDDKPAPKAPAAVAPPQPAPQPVPQPMMPQPQYGYPGMPMPGYPMQPGMPMAGYPMQPGMPQMPFPGGYPGMMPGMQMPGMPGPGMPMPGTPGQTYQPGAGPVPGGPVAAPQPTAPRPAAPLPVAPKPTVVPPKAAPAKEEAPLASIDDFDIE
- a CDS encoding acetyl-CoA carboxylase carboxyltransferase subunit alpha; the encoded protein is MSAPTPLSFERPIFDLEKQLEALEAQPSPTAATKESIRTMRTELTKLRREIYEQLGPWEIVQVARHESRPQSLDYIELVFDEFVELHGDKAFGDDRAILTGFAKLDDRKVMLIAQQKGRNLDERQEHNYGMAHPEGYRKAMAKMQTAAKYNIPIICLIDTAGAYPGIQAEERGQAYQIALNLREMSRVNVPIVCVVIGEGGSGGALGIGIGDHVAILRFAYYSVISPEGCASILWKHAKHADKAANALRFTSADLLRFGIVDEVIDEPLGGAHRDHRRMATLLKASLNEALRKLSEIPADQLLDRRYEKFRRIGQFEESAAS